One Paraburkholderia kururiensis DNA window includes the following coding sequences:
- a CDS encoding FadR/GntR family transcriptional regulator gives MKQTEPKRLYQSVAAQILALIRQGEFPPGERLPPERELAQQLGVSRPSLREALIALEIGGQIEIRMGSGVYVREAAGGSTGGEHAIAALGESPSELMQARIAIEGTVIVLATGKFTAATLDRLRRVLERMRKLAAAGKSPVDADRQFHMLIAETTGNSVLARFVGELFDSRHDPIAAAMRGHAESAQTWSVAVREHEDILKALQAGDPIAAQTAMRAHLKASEERWMAGALKQDVQ, from the coding sequence ATGAAACAGACAGAACCCAAGCGGCTTTACCAATCCGTGGCCGCGCAGATCCTTGCGTTGATCCGCCAGGGCGAATTCCCGCCGGGCGAACGTCTGCCGCCCGAGCGCGAGCTGGCGCAGCAGCTGGGCGTGTCGCGTCCGTCGCTGCGCGAGGCGCTGATTGCGCTGGAAATTGGCGGGCAGATCGAGATCCGCATGGGCTCGGGCGTCTACGTCCGCGAGGCGGCCGGCGGCAGCACAGGCGGCGAGCACGCCATCGCCGCGCTGGGCGAAAGCCCGTCCGAGCTGATGCAGGCGCGTATCGCCATTGAAGGCACCGTGATCGTGCTGGCCACCGGCAAGTTCACGGCGGCCACGCTGGACCGCTTACGCCGCGTACTGGAACGCATGCGCAAGCTGGCCGCGGCCGGCAAGTCGCCCGTGGATGCCGACCGTCAGTTCCACATGCTGATTGCCGAGACCACCGGCAATTCGGTGCTCGCGCGCTTCGTGGGCGAGCTGTTCGACAGCCGGCACGACCCCATTGCGGCGGCCATGCGCGGCCATGCCGAGAGCGCGCAGACGTGGTCAGTGGCCGTGCGCGAGCATGAAGACATTCTCAAGGCGTTGCAGGCGGGCGACCCCATCGCGGCGCAAACCGCGATGCGCGCCCATCTGAAGGCATCGGAGGAACGGTGGATGGCGGGTGCGTTGAAGCAGGACGTGCAGTAA
- a CDS encoding ATP-dependent Clp protease ATP-binding subunit has product MARQTCEICGARPAAVRVAIIQNGYRRFLDVCDYHYAQLTRHQRTLSPLESLFLGAMADNGGQPAGYGQPQPDTPAGVATGVPPEESAGLERYFSETARELLQRAAERAVQWGRRQIESDHLLYELAGNDVAAGILTRLGVDPGQLRAYIDANAPKGAPGDAPENDTIAVSPRVKSALDRAFLASRQLGQGFVGPEHLLVGLADVPDSFAGNVMRNYGIDARKLLEQMVQSGTVQAGRDRAGPPKGPSTPHLDRYSRDLTALAREGRLDPVIGRSSEIETMVEVLARRRKNNPVLIGEPGVGKTAVVEGLAQRIVGGDVPESLRDKRLVELNVNSLVAGSKYRGEFEERVKQVIDEITEHREALVIFVDEIHTIVGAGQGGGEGGLDIANVFKPAMARGELNLIGATTLSEYQKYIEKDAALERRFQPVFIAEPSVEQTITILRGLRDKLEAHHKVTIQDSALVSAAELSNRYISGRFLPDKAIDLVDQAAARVHLSGTSRPARILEQEAQLAQLRRDQDYAASRKQYEKAHTLGEEITQAERALAEVTDSWKRQMESNTSDVRIEHIAEIVAKITGIPVTNLTTEERERLLHMEERLHERVIGQQRAIAAVSDAVRRSRAGLHDVRRPTAVFLFLGPTGVGKTELAKALAEVVFGDENAVVRIDMSEYMERHSVARLIGAPPGYVGYEEGGQLTERVRRRPYSVILLDEIEKAHPDVYNVLLQVFDDGRLTDGKGRVVDFSNALIIATSNLASDVIAGQRQRGPGFLSGGAASVESGVMGELRQHFRPEFLNRIDDIIIFNALTQEEMRAITTLQLDQVKRVARSQNVEIEFDESVVDRLATQGYRPEYGARELRRLVRQTIENELAKRMLSGDIREGADVRCAIDAATGEVTFEPAASGKGRADGETKVAKEEPSIPPLHERSADGAAGGPAGSEARPPSAEGNSQQRGSGPLH; this is encoded by the coding sequence ATGGCACGACAGACCTGTGAAATCTGCGGCGCGCGGCCCGCCGCCGTTCGCGTCGCAATCATCCAGAACGGCTATCGCCGTTTCCTCGACGTCTGCGACTACCACTACGCGCAGCTCACGCGGCATCAGCGCACGCTGTCGCCGCTCGAATCGCTGTTCCTCGGCGCGATGGCCGACAACGGCGGCCAGCCCGCGGGCTACGGCCAGCCGCAACCGGACACGCCCGCGGGCGTCGCGACCGGCGTGCCGCCCGAGGAAAGCGCCGGCCTCGAACGCTACTTCAGCGAGACCGCGCGCGAACTGCTGCAGCGCGCCGCGGAACGCGCGGTGCAGTGGGGCCGCCGGCAGATCGAGTCCGACCATCTGCTGTACGAACTCGCGGGCAACGACGTGGCGGCCGGCATTCTCACGCGGCTCGGCGTGGACCCGGGCCAGCTGCGCGCCTACATCGATGCGAACGCGCCGAAGGGCGCGCCCGGCGACGCGCCCGAGAACGACACGATTGCCGTCTCGCCGCGCGTGAAAAGCGCGCTCGATCGTGCCTTCCTCGCCTCGCGTCAGTTGGGCCAGGGCTTCGTCGGTCCGGAGCATCTGCTCGTGGGGCTTGCCGACGTGCCCGACAGCTTCGCCGGCAACGTCATGCGCAATTACGGCATCGACGCGCGCAAGCTGCTGGAACAGATGGTGCAGTCGGGCACGGTGCAGGCCGGGCGCGACCGCGCTGGTCCGCCGAAAGGACCGAGCACGCCGCATCTGGACCGCTATAGCCGCGACCTCACGGCGCTTGCGCGCGAAGGGCGGCTCGACCCCGTGATCGGCCGCTCCAGCGAGATCGAAACCATGGTCGAAGTGCTCGCGCGGCGCCGCAAGAACAACCCGGTGCTGATCGGCGAGCCCGGCGTCGGCAAGACGGCCGTGGTGGAAGGCCTCGCGCAGCGCATCGTGGGCGGCGACGTGCCCGAGTCGCTGCGCGACAAGCGGCTCGTGGAACTCAACGTGAACTCGCTCGTGGCGGGCTCGAAATATCGCGGCGAATTCGAGGAACGCGTGAAGCAGGTGATCGACGAGATCACCGAGCATCGCGAAGCGCTCGTGATCTTCGTCGACGAGATTCATACCATCGTGGGCGCGGGGCAGGGCGGCGGCGAGGGCGGGCTCGACATCGCCAACGTCTTCAAGCCCGCGATGGCGCGCGGCGAACTGAACCTGATCGGCGCCACCACGCTGTCCGAGTACCAGAAGTACATCGAGAAGGACGCGGCGCTCGAGCGGCGCTTCCAGCCCGTGTTCATCGCGGAGCCGAGCGTCGAGCAGACCATCACGATTCTGCGCGGCCTGCGCGACAAGCTGGAGGCGCACCACAAGGTGACGATCCAGGACTCGGCGCTAGTGTCCGCAGCGGAACTGTCGAACCGCTACATCAGCGGCCGCTTCCTGCCGGACAAGGCCATCGACCTCGTCGATCAGGCCGCGGCGCGTGTGCATCTGTCGGGCACGTCGCGGCCCGCGCGCATTCTCGAACAGGAAGCGCAGCTTGCGCAGTTGCGCCGCGACCAGGACTACGCGGCCTCGCGCAAGCAGTACGAAAAGGCCCACACGCTCGGCGAGGAGATCACCCAGGCCGAACGTGCGCTCGCCGAGGTGACGGACTCGTGGAAGCGCCAGATGGAGTCGAACACGTCGGACGTGCGCATCGAGCACATTGCCGAGATCGTCGCGAAAATCACGGGCATTCCCGTGACGAACCTCACCACCGAGGAGCGCGAGCGCCTGCTGCACATGGAAGAGCGTCTGCACGAACGCGTGATCGGCCAGCAACGCGCGATTGCCGCGGTGAGCGATGCGGTGCGCCGTTCGCGCGCGGGGCTGCACGACGTGCGGCGTCCCACGGCGGTGTTCCTGTTCCTCGGGCCGACCGGTGTGGGCAAGACGGAACTCGCGAAGGCGCTGGCCGAAGTGGTGTTCGGCGACGAGAACGCCGTGGTGCGCATCGACATGAGTGAGTACATGGAGCGCCATTCGGTGGCGCGGCTGATCGGCGCGCCGCCCGGCTACGTGGGCTACGAGGAGGGCGGCCAGCTGACCGAACGCGTGCGGCGGCGGCCCTATTCGGTGATCCTGCTCGACGAGATCGAGAAGGCGCACCCCGACGTCTACAACGTGCTGCTCCAGGTGTTCGACGATGGCCGTCTCACCGACGGCAAGGGTCGTGTGGTGGACTTCAGCAACGCGCTCATCATCGCCACGAGCAACCTCGCCTCCGACGTGATCGCCGGTCAGCGTCAACGCGGCCCGGGCTTTTTGTCGGGCGGCGCAGCTTCCGTGGAGAGCGGCGTGATGGGCGAACTGCGCCAGCACTTCCGGCCCGAGTTCCTGAACCGCATCGACGACATCATCATCTTCAATGCGCTCACGCAGGAAGAAATGCGCGCCATCACGACGTTGCAGCTGGACCAGGTGAAGCGCGTGGCGCGGTCGCAGAACGTGGAGATCGAGTTCGACGAGAGCGTGGTGGACCGGCTCGCCACCCAGGGCTACCGGCCCGAGTACGGCGCGCGCGAATTGCGGCGCCTCGTGCGTCAGACCATCGAGAACGAACTCGCGAAGCGCATGCTGAGCGGGGACATCCGCGAAGGCGCGGACGTGCGTTGCGCTATCGATGCGGCAACGGGCGAGGTCACGTTCGAGCCCGCTGCGTCGGGCAAGGGTCGCGCGGACGGCGAGACGAAGGTGGCGAAAGAGGAGCCTTCGATCCCGCCGCTTCATGAGCGCAGTGCGGACGGCGCGGCGGGCGGACCCGCAGGCAGTGAAGCGCGGCCGCCTTCGGCCGAGGGCAACTCGCAGCAGCGGGGTTCCGGGCCGCTGCACTAA